tgcttaaactatttaaaataacgcatatagatagttttgaattattttaaatgataaacaaatatggcttataacacatttgagcatcgtttgtttacgttgccatgttgtgatgattttcggtttttcaagcgtgtattttcccgtaaaatgctcatATTCTAACGTCATCGTATTATGACGTCGCgaaactcattcataaaaaagcatatgacgtgggagtacgatcggaacagcccatgcaatatattcaaattttaccacgggtgtgtactcaaagcgtttgaaggacgtcatgttagaattaaatttatcagttggtagtaaaaagtgaatatacattgtatattgtatataacaaagatttaagttgattctggacaaagaaagataactccaattaaaaaaaattcttgcagatatttcttgcttactttactggacaaagaaagataactcttaattaaaaaaaaatttgctatttcacaatatcgtgaaattagatatttcttgccattgcacaatactgtgcaattgaaaagacttgctattgcacaatacttaatataataattttagatcctgatttggaccaacttgaaaactgggcccataatcaaaaatctaagtacatgtttagattcagcatatcaaagaggcccaagaatttgatttttgttaaaatcaaacttagtttaattttggaccctttgcactttaatttagaccaattttaaaactggaccaaaaattaagaatctacatacacagttagatttggcatatcaaagaaccccaattattcaatttttgatgaaatcaaacaatgtttaattttggacctcgatttgggccaacttgaaaactggaccaataatcaaaaatctaagtacatttttagattcagcatatcaaagaaccccaaggtttcaatttttgttaaaatcaaactaagtttaattttggaccctttggaccttaatgtagaccaatttgaaaacgggaccaaaaatgaagaatctacatacacagttagattcggcatattaaagaaccccaattattcaattttgatgaaatcaaacaaagtttaattttggaacctttgggcccctttttccttaactgttgggaccaaaactcccaaaatcaataccaaccttccttttatagtcataaaccttgtgtttaaatttcatagatttctatttacttatactaacgctatggtgcgaaaaccaagaaaaatgcttatttgggtcccttttttggcccctaattcctaaactgttgggaccgaaactcccaaaatcaataccaaccttccttttgtggtcataaacattgtgtttaaattttattgatttctatttactttaactaaagttattgtgcgaaaaccaagaataatgcttatttgggcccttttttggcccctaattcctaaactgttgaaaccaaaactcccaaaatcaatcccaacctttcttttgtggtcataaaccttgtgtcaaaatttcaaagatttctattaGCTTAAGGAGGTTCGCTactgaaattcaaaataacaagaaagttttcctgttgtgtttttttataactcctTTCATATGGGAgtggaaaaatgaaaaaaaaaatataggtcaatgcGCTATATTTTTCGTAAGGATGGCATTTATGGTCACTCATAATGTCAGTATTGAAAAATCCGTTATTTTCAAAGAATTGGAACATCTGCATTGAAGTTTCAATTATAACAACAattcatacaaatataaatatattttattctaatatcaataaaaatatacctttatttcaatttctacAAAAATTGTGCATTCAAGGCATATAGTCAATGTGTTTTTCccgtaataaaaaaataaacaaaaaagtacaGGAAAGAGAATGACATCAAAATGAAACCTTTGATTTAACctttataaaataacaagaaattttcaaaacaattcagaaataattcacaagactttattttaagatattATTAATAGAAAAGTATAGGtcaatttgcaaaattttgaattagagctgaaaaaaaatcaaaattccaTGAAAAACTACGGGAAAtttaaatttagacatttttcataacatatatgtcaatttatcaaatactgttatcttttttaaccaaacaatttgttttaaatctagATCACTGTATACTAGGTACAACAAAGaccttttttcataaaaaatatataactaaggactgaaaaacattcaaaacaacaTCAAAAAGTTCATGAAAATGACATCATTCTTTCAAAAAATCTGAAACCTGTCTTATGATCTTTTCTGATTTTGTGACACGTACACCTGAACCACTCTTTTCTGTGAAAAGATCTTTTATACCTTTACAACCATTCCTAGAAAAGGCCAACTTCAAGTGCTCTAAGCACAGTCCACTACTGGCAATAATACGTGCCATTCCTAATGAAAGTATCTTACGATCAATCAACAGCTTCAAAGAAGGCAAATTTTTATGCAATTCTTTCATAGAATTGAATTTGTCTGATATGACACATTCTGgtatatatactttttcaaaatgaacaTTTAACTCAATTTTCTTATTGACAAGTGTGCATAGTGCATCAACATCTTCATCAGCCCTGTGGGCTTCATATGATTTGCTCATAAATGTTTCAAACAAATTTGTCTGTGAATAAGAATTCAGACCTGGATGAGAAAGTTTAAATAATGGCAATGTGTCAATAAAGCCTATCACAGTTGACTTGAATTTATCAAGcaaattacatttttgtagtGAAGTGTACAATAACACACAGTCATATGTTTGAACATTATGGCCAATTAAAACATTGTTCTTAGTTTTttcaagaaaagaaataaagtcaTTGAGGCACTTTTTGATATGGACAGCAGGCAACACATTTCCATTTGATAATAACTGCCCATTCTCAAATGTCAATCCAGTAATCTCTGCCGCCTTTGGTGTTATTTGGTGCTGGGGTAGGACAAATCTGGAAAAAGATTCTGCTGCACTCTTTGCTGCTAATTGTGTGATATGGGATGATCTACCTAAAAAGCAATATAAATACAACTTATTCCAGTTCCTAGATGTTCACATAAGAATTACATGTATCAGTAGTTGTAAAGGTTCtgtattaaaataagtttaccAATTTCTCCACAAAATGTATAGCAATGAGTAGTGATAACATTTAGTTCATATAATGTACAAGTTTTTACACAAGAAATCcacatatttcttttatttcaaggtACATGGCAGACTTTGTATTCATATATAGTGTAGATCTTgaaagctaaaaaaaatcaagttccATAACTCTCTGAGGAGTTGgatttaaaaagtgttagtaTAGTGTCGAATTGTCAAAAACATCAGCGTCTAATATCTCCAATAAGTTgtgttaaattattattataaatggcAGTTGTAAAAAGATCGAGTACATATGGTGACTAACTGCTTTGCAAGATTTGAATGACCTAATAAAGTAACTGACTGACCGACAAACAGACAAGGAGCATCACTTTAAAGGTCTCTCCATCACGTTGTGGCGTGGACAataaatgtattgaaaaaaatgtttttttattataacataCTTAGTCCTGTAGCTTCTATGTCAAAGAAAATTTCTGTAACAGAATCATGCTTTGGTGAGGCTTCTATTCTTGAAGTTCTAGGAGGGGGTATTTCTGTTATGTTTTCAGGATCCAATCTAGATTCTTCCATATCTATGCCTGACTGGTAACTGATTCCTTCCCTCACTTCACAGCTTGATATATCTTGattactgaaaaaaacattttcaacaaTGAATATGAAACTCTTCATTTTTCTCAATTATACATTGATCTTAAAGAATGCCAGGTTGTTTGGAAGTTTGatttattgcaataaaatatgAGGATTTAATAAATAGGTAGTATAGGATGCGAGAAAATTTTCAGTCAGACTTAATTTAGATAGTCaactttcaaatttgtttactatttttttcaaattaacttggattttcataaaattatactGCTATTTCAGTTATATATGGATCTTACTGAATCCTAGCTTGTTATGAAGTTAAGACTATTGGCTGAGTATTGCTGTGAAGTTTAAGGATTTAATTAATCTataggtaaaaattaaatagaatgTGCAGTTCCCAcaaaagtctttaaaaaaattataactattTCAAAGCAACTaggattttcatcaaatttacaGATATCTTCATTATATAATTATCTTACAAAATACCCTTCTTGGGGGTAATTTGGTTTATTAAAGTTATCTATCTGATGGCTGATTTGCACTCCTTTTGTTTTTGGGATTTAGGTCTCATAAACATCTATatcaatatctttttaaaatgaaacattgaacaggctctttatattttaatctaTTATGTAAATGCATCTTTCAAATTACCGTTCTGTCTTCAACTCTAATCTTCTCAGTTTAGCCTTCTTTGTAATCGCTATTGCCTTTCTCTTTTTGTACTGGAGATCTCTCAGCGCGCTAACTTTGGATGTGTGAACACCAGGTGAAAGACCAGCTGTTCTATTTGCCtgtaatgtatttatatatataaataaatatttgttcattcattAGTATGAGTAAGTAAATTCCTTCCAACTTTATATGAAAggtgaaatatttatattttttgctgaATTTAATATACTAAGTTAACCTGGCATGAAAAGAGTTATCACCCATTGATTTGTGAACtgaaaaactattttattctaGTGTGAAAATATTGCTATCCATTAcaaagcaatatatatatactgattttaatgacattacaattattttaataaaaatatatgtttttctgtTACGTGTTATGTAATTTATTCTCCATTGCCATTGGCCTGATATGAGTAATTTGAACTTATAGTAATCTAATATCATAAGAAATAACAAGAACAAAAGTATgaatatataatcaaaaatGCAATGTGgcaatcaatatataaattgtcaatttgttttattttgtcaaaggAAAGGAATAAAAATTGGAGCAAAATGTAATtccttttatcatgtttatttggtTGGTAAACATTctatcaaacttttaaataagttatataGTGTTCAAGACAATGTGCCAGCATTCATCAAATTCTTTAGAAAAactaaaagtagaaaaaatattgcttTCCTATTTCTCTCTAACTTTCCTTTGACAGGTGAACaattaatgaaagaaaaaacattaaataatgttaaaatgtcATAATCATAATAAACAGATTGGCCAGAAGCAAATATGGTACCCCATTATTCatgaaatgatttatttttgtggttttatagGAGAAATTTTTGTTTCAGTTAGTATTAATTCTCATTCTAGTTCCAAAACAATTCTGCAATTCAAACTGAGTTTACAAAGACAGACAGAAATGTATACCATAGTATGTCCTGTCAAAAGTTAGGAAAATAAAGAGTCTCCCAAACAAACATGAATTgtgatgattttgttttctatgtcaAACTTGAAGTAGCAGACCCATCTAAGAATCATGCAATTTGGAAAATAAGTTGTTTTATATACCCATTTATTCATACAGTATATAGATATGTTATAGCTCTATATATAGaattaaactaaaataattaaatgtagtCTAAAGTGGCAGTTTTACTTGATTACAGGACATATATGACCTTTAAATGTGAACTATAAATATTCTGTTTGTACATTATTACAAAtttgagagttatctccctttgtccAAGTTATTGCGAACCCAATTGAACCTTTCtatagattcacctgcaagttacctgtccatttaaacttttgtaagttctattgtcccatctaacaaatacaacaggtattgttctctgtttaGTTTATTCActcagacctttaaatttcttctaagagaaatctatcactcattgattaatctaCCAGAGTAAAAAATGTATCTGCTAAATTGATAGAAATAACACTTTTACTATGTATAAAAAACTgtgtatgagtttgaatgtattATATTAACAATCTGTTGAATGTAAACACTAattcaaacattaataaaagttgatttctgaaaaaaatcaacattgttcctatttctaaaaaaaaaattgatataaaacccctaaaaatgttgatgtttatatattaaggccttcttaaaagtattctataacttaacaaaaactgaaagatgcaaattttcataagaacaatacttttttttttaaaaacaaactttttatgattaaattattaagtattttgaacagattgaaaaaagtattataaaataaacacaaaatcacaggcatttatttttatgtgaaaCATGTAATTTCTATTAATTTAGCAGATAAACTTTTTACTCTGGtagattaatcaatgagtgatagatttctcttagaagaaatttaaaggtcctggtgaataaactatacagagcacaatacctgttgtatttgttcaatgggacaatagaactgccaaaagtttaaatggacaggtaacttgcaggtgaatctataGAAAGGTTCAATTGGGTTCGctataattgaaattttatgtaGACTATAAATCAATGTATCTCCTATTGCACAATTCTAAGCTGGAGAGATACTTAATTTTGTGTTCAATATTTAGACaaattacttttcaaatatgaaaactaTTATTACTAAAAAGTTTGCTACAACTGGTTTATGTATAAATCTAGTTTCAGTGGATCCAAATGgctacaatgtacatgtattcataTGATTTTAGAAGAAACATATGAAATTCAGTGTTCAAGCTTGTTGAGGAGACTaacaataattcaaatatgCTTTCAATTTTGTGCTTACATCTACGAGGTACTTgtgacctttatttttttgaatgacACTTGCAGCAACCCTATAGCCAAGACTTCCAGAACTACCATAATGTCTGTTTTTTGGTGCTTTTGAAGCCACTGTATTATTAAAGCTTTCATTGCCTTGTGTACTCTCAAGTTTAGCTAGCTTTTCAGACTGTGTTATGTAATTACTGAATAATGTGCTCAATGAGGCCTGCAGTTGCTTGTCTTTTAGAGGTTTACCATATGGTAAAGAGCGAAATTTCATACTAGAGTCTTCAAAAGACTGGCACCAACTGGGATCGCAACTGGTGTGGTCACCAAAGGGGTGTTTAGATAGTGCAGGTAAATTCTTTGATATTTCTTCTGGTCTTCCTCTAGCTTGTGCAACcaagaaattaaaacatttcataaaatagtaaatGATCTTTGTAGTAAGGCGAGAATGTTTATTTCTCAGAGCAAAAAGACTCTTTCCTAGGGTTTTCTTGACATGATTACTATCCGAAAGCTATCTTATTGACTTGTCTACTTTATTTCTCAGTCTGGCTATGGTTGTAGCATCCTCATCTCCAACTATCGTCATAATGTTCGTACCTTTTATTCTTGCATCAGCTACCATTTGTACTACCATGTCAGCTTCCATTGCTTTGGAACTCCCACTATAATTCTTTCTGCAAGTATGTACTTTAGGTATCTTTTTCATCCTTCTAGCTGTCACACATACTCTGCATGTTCTTGATCTTAAACTATAATCTAATATCATGCCTGTTCTTGTTCCAATCATTGAGCAATGACCTGTACAATAATTCATACAATAAATCAATTCATTCAAATTGGAgaatacatttacattttataaaaataaaagaagactGTATCAAGGACATAAAGGCTCCTGTTTAAAAACCCTACAGGGTATCAGACTGAAAATCAAACTTAAAGTGTATGtattataatcataataattgttttcaaatttgaaaacatttgatttatataaaaaaagaagatgtggtatgattgccaattacacaactatccacaaaagaccaaaatgacagagacattaacaactataggtcactgtacggccttcaacaatgggacccataccgcatagtcagctataaaaggccctgataagacaatataaaacgaataagtaaatataaatagaCTGACAATGTAACAGACAGACTGATGTCTACAGTACAGCCGACTCTTACCAAAGGACaaggatatacatgtataacactAAATACCCCCTAAGCTGTCAGACACCGGACATAACTATTTGTATGAAAATTTTCATGTGGAGTagtattaagaaaaaattcccCGGTGTATGTTTAATTGGTTATATGTGTATCGCTTGAAAATCTATGtctatataaaaaggaagatgtggtatgattgccaatgagacaactatccacaaaagaccaaaatgacataaacattaacaactataggtctagttttctttttgtaaagttttgtcgttcaaagtaataaaacacataaaaatttCTTTAACTTACCTGTGAGACTATCATACGATCTGCCACTACCTCTTTTTTGCCACCCTGCATCAACTGCTACGGTTATGTCGTCGTTTCCACTACatctttaagtaaaaaaaatggaaattagtAACACATGGATACCTGTATATCATTTTATAGCAGCTGGGATAAActgttaatacatgtaatactttttaataatttctaaacattatgttattttatttgtacaccatttttaaagtaatgttaaaaaatgcctttttatcaaattctaaattgactataaacattGATTTATACCTGAAATTTGgatgtattgtaatttgtataaCTTGCTCTTGTCCTGATTGAGCATGCAGGaaacaattaaaattgagaatggaaatggggaatgtgtcaaagcgacatcAACCCTACTATAGAGCACACAACAGCCGAAttaaggccaccaatgggtcttcaatgaagcgtgAAACCTGCATGAACGACAAGATATTAAGAACCACTAATCAATATGAAtttcaatcaatatttataagaagactaaataatttctttcattaaaattgaagtaCTATAGCTATACTgctatttctgaaattattgcattaattgtttttattattgcgaaaaaatTGCGACAGGtttagtaatacatgtatatggcaaTAATTCAAATTCACATTTTgaagtttattataatttatttctatgtaaaaaggatttttatcaacattgcaaaaatttaaatcacattttagtttaaaataatgaaatcgCAATAATAGATAAATGCActcaataatttctaaatttactaTTCCTCAAACTCCAAAATCATTTCTATTAACTTACTCTTTCGTCATACTCTTTTCTTTCTCTGTCCATTCATTCATCGATTTCTCTGCAATTTCTTCAAGAATTGTTCCAATTTCATTTTGTCGTTGGTCAAACATTCTGTGGCTAACTGGAGGTATATTTAATGTGGATAGAAAACCATTTACTTGCCTTTCACCAAGACCAGTATGAATTGATgctaaaataatagaaaacaaaatttattaaatctggaggttgatttttgttataaatctaGCCCCCTAAGGGATGACTAACCGCCTACCCTGAAGTTGGGCCTTAGTTTTACCCTATATAATCTTTTCACTTTTTCatatctaacatgtctaaccGCACCACATattttgtatgtacatgtaatagtacattttttacatgtatgtgcctgtcccaagtaattaggagcctgttattcagtggttgtcgtttgttgatatgTGCTTCATCATAAatttgttttccgttcatttttttctgcatgAATTCGGACATTAGTTTCTCTTTGTAATTTCAGGGTCTGTTATAGTTTATAATGAGGTAccggctttgcttattgttgaaggacgtacagTGACCtgaagttgttaatttctttgtcattttgtctcttgtggagagttgtcccatttgcaatcataccactcattacccaatttttttttatataaaagggGAAGGTTTAAATCTAACAGTTAAAACTCTGACCGCAATTATTTGTGTGTGTGACTTCAGTCAGAAGTGGTGTGGTTATAAGTGTCTTTGTATTATTAAAccttttagatttaaaattagATGTTTTTGGAAGGATGAAAATATCTGGAATTCCCAACAATGGTCCATCAGTGGAGTAGCTTGGTCATTTTTACGTGTACGCCCGAACCTTGGCGAGGGATATGAGGGGTGCTAACCGCTCAATGTTAAAGCACCTGCTGGTAGTGGTTTCGAAAGAGACGAAGCCCCCGAAAGATATCGTGAATGAGATACCTAAATGATTCCtgtcagtaaaaaatcattgatagcAACATACTAGCTATGATACTTTTGAGTCTAaatggtttgtttgttttggttgaattttctaatatgttAACTTATTCATCGTGTTAAACTGGAAGCTAGTATAATGGTCATTGGTTTTAGAGAAAACTTCCAAAccaatattacttttaaataagatTAAAGGGTGCCGTGAGTGAGCATACAATCGACAAAAGCACCTTTTAATGAACACGgggaaaaaatatttctaagaggtgtaatataaaaaaaactcaggAACACCTAGGATTTCTTCCAACAAAAAGTGAATCAATTTATCATTCCTTTAaagggatttaaaaaaaaaactaaaattttctttaaatacttttttcttgatTTGGAATATTTCATGACAATCTATGAAGGTTTATAAATTGatcatgtaaaacaattaattgcgTCTATCTGTCTATcagaaaagaacaaaaaaaatgaacgaaaacaaatgctttttaaatttaagcTATAGGCATTAGTCAACATTATTCAAAATTCGATGAAGGTTCGACAAGTAGTCAATGTAATtgagaaataacaaaatgtaagcCCAAACTGCGACCACTCATTAagtgaaaaataatatacattttgtccTCAAAATG
The genomic region above belongs to Mytilus trossulus isolate FHL-02 chromosome 7, PNRI_Mtr1.1.1.hap1, whole genome shotgun sequence and contains:
- the LOC134724594 gene encoding uncharacterized protein LOC134724594 isoform X1 codes for the protein MNKYLFIYINTLQANRTAGLSPGVHTSKVSALRDLQYKKRKAIAITKKAKLRRLELKTERNQDISSCEVREGISYQSGIDMEESRLDPENITEIPPPRTSRIEASPKHDSVTEIFFDIEATGLSRSSHITQLAAKSAAESFSRFVLPQHQITPKAAEITGLTFENGQLLSNGNVLPAVHIKKCLNDFISFLEKTKNNVLIGHNVQTYDCVLLYTSLQKCNLLDKFKSTVIGFIDTLPLFKLSHPGLNSYSQTNLFETFMSKSYEAHRADEDVDALCTLVNKKIELNVHFEKVYIPECVISDKFNSMKELHKNLPSLKLLIDRKILSLGMARIIASSGLCLEHLKLAFSRNGCKGIKDLFTEKSGSGVRVTKSEKIIRQVSDFLKE
- the LOC134724594 gene encoding uncharacterized protein LOC134724594 isoform X2 produces the protein MGRFRHGFLSCKQKQKIASIRKGQNIRQTARTVLLDHAYTTSYPSSSYKQPDLSNFINEEVIDENNVNITSDDSWRNGRRVVELGVLADHLAACKQCGLPLSLQNCLNITTCGLAAVLKVLCVNQSCKNINAIPTGKQHNRIWDVNTKLATASIHTGLGERQVNGFLSTLNIPPVSHRMFDQRQNEIGTILEEIAEKSMNEWTEKEKSMTKECSGNDDITVAVDAGWQKRGSGRSYDSLTGHCSMIGTRTGMILDYSLRSRTCRVCVTARRMKKIPKVHTCRKNYSGSSKAMEADMVVQMVADARIKGK